Proteins from one Penaeus monodon isolate SGIC_2016 chromosome 39, NSTDA_Pmon_1, whole genome shotgun sequence genomic window:
- the LOC119597467 gene encoding extensin-1-like: MTQPAYHYTTTRLNQHTTIPPHDSTSIPLYHHMTQPAYHYTTTRLNQHPTIPPHDSTSIPLYHHMIQPAYHYTTTTQPAYRYTTTRLNQHTAIPPHDSTSIPLYHHHSTSIPLYHHTTQPAYRYTTTRLNQHPAIPPPLNQHPTIPPHDSTTATLYHYGYHADDNYVVSLNTDVDDE, translated from the coding sequence ATGACTCAACCAGCATACCACTATACCACCACACGACTCAACCAGCATACCACTATACCACCACACGACTCAACCAGCATACCACTATACCACCACATGACTCAACCAGCATACCACTATACCACCACACGACTCAACCAGCATCCCACTATACCACCACACGACTCAACCAGCATACCACTATACCACCACATGATTCAACCAGCATACCACTATACCACCACCACTCAACCAGCATACCGCTATACCACCACACGACTCAACCAGCATACCGCTATACCACCACATGACTCAACCAGCATACCACTATACCACCACCACTCAACCAGCATACCACTATACCACCACACGACTCAACCAGCATACCGCTATACCACCACAAGACTCAACCAGCATCCCGCTATACCACCACCACTCAACCAGCATCCCACTATACCACCACACGACTCAACCACAGCAACACTATACCATTATGGTTATCATGCTGATGATAACTATGTTGTCTCCTTAAATACTGATgtagatgatgaataa